The region AATGCTTTTAATATAATCTGTGCACCAGTTCTCTCATCACCTTCTAATTTAGCAGCAAGTTTAGCAACTTCCTTAGATGCATGGATGTAAGCAGAACCGCCACCTGCGATAATACCTTCTTCCACAGCTGCTCTTGTAGCTGCTAAAGCATCTTCCATACGAAGCTTCTTCTCTTTCATCTCAGTCTCTGTTGCAGCACCAACACGAATTACAGCTACACCACCTGCAAGTTTAGCAAGTCTCTCCTGTAATTTTTCTTTATCAAATTCTGATGTTGTTTCAGCAATCTGAGCCTTAATCTGAGAAATTCTAGCTTCGATTTCTGCTTTATTTCCTTCACCATCAACAATGATAGTGTTTTCTTTCTGAATTTTAACGGATTTTGCACGACCAAGCTGATCTAATGTAGCTTCTTTTAAGTCAAGGCCAAGTTCATCAGAGATAACAGTACCACCAGTTAAAATAGCGATATCTTGTAACATAGCCTTTCTTCTATCACCATAACCTGGCGCCTTAACACCAACAACAGTGAATGTCCCTCTTAACTTATTGATTACTAATGTTGTTAAAGCTTCGCCTTCGATATCTTCAGCGATGATTAATAATCTGGATCCACTTTGAACAATCTGCTCAAGAACAGGAAGGATCTCCTGAATGTTGCTGATCTTCTTATCTGTGATTAAAATATATGGATTATCTAGATTTGCTTCCATCTTATCCATATCAGTCGCCATATATGCGGAAACATATCCACGGTCAAATTGCATACCTTCTACTAAGTCAAGCTCAGTCTGCATAGTCTTAGACTCTTCAATGGTGATAACACCATCTTTGCTAACTTTATCCATAGCATCCGCAACCATCTCACCTACGGAATCATCGCCAGCAGAGATTGCAGCAACCTTAGCAATCTGATCTTTACCATTAATTGCTGAGCTCATACTGCTAATTGCTTCAACAGCGCAATCAGTAGCTTTCTTCATACCTCTTCTTAAGATGATCGGATTAGCACCTGCTGCAAGATTTTTCATACCTTCGTTAATCATAGCTTGAGCAAGAACAGTAGCTGTTGTTGTACCATCACCTGCTACATCATTTGTCTTTGTAGCAACTTCTTTTACAAGCTGAGCGCCCATATTCTCAAAGGAATCTTCTAACTCAATTTCTTTTGCAATAGTAACACCATCATTTGTAATTAATGGTGCACCGAAGGACTTATCAAGAACTACATTTCTTCCCTTTGGTCCTAGAGTTACTCTTACTGTATTTGCTAACTTGTTTACACCAGCTTCCATCGCTACTCTGGCATCTGCACTATATTTAATATCCTTAGCCATAATTGTATTCCTCCAAGTTTTAATTTATAATAATTCTGATTATATTTTCACGTTTTATTTATATGAATCATAAAAATATGATTCACACTTTATTATTATTAATCTGCTACAATTGCTACGATATCGTTTTGTTTTACAACGATAAATTCTTCTTCATCTAATTTTACTTCAGTTCCAGCATATTTGGAATAAATAACTTTGTCGCCAACTTTAACCTGCATGGTTACTTCTTTTCCATCCACCATTCCACCAGGGCCAACTGCAACAACCTCTGCTTGTTGTGGTTTTTCTTTTGCCTGACCAGGTAATACAATACCCGACTTTGTAGTCTCTTCTGCTACGAGTTGCTTTAATACAACTTTGTCTCCTAATGGCACTAATTTCATATTTATTTCCTCCTTTAATACTGTATCATATCAGTTATTAGCACTCACTCTATTCGAGTGCTAATCGTTGAGTATATATTAGTAAATTTTACTTCAATGTGCAACTTCTTTTTTTAATCAAAACGTTTCAAAAACCTTACTTATCTATTATATACTCTCGTATACTCTTGTATTCTCACTTTTTTATACTTTTTCATCTGTTTTACTAGATTCTTCTATAAAAATTGCAGCTTTTCCTTTCTTCATCTAGCAACTCAATTACTAATAATTTACATCTCTTTGCAACCATGTTATAATTGTTAACGTAGAAAATACTTTACATACCTACTATAAACTAAACTCTTGGTTTTTTCACTAAGAATAACACCTACATAGGATTGAGAGGAAATTGCATGGTTATAAAAATATTAAAACGCGGTATTTCCGCTATCTTGGGATTACTTTGTATTGGACTTATTCTTGTTACAGCAGTGGAAGTACTAAGCTTTCACGTTGGATATGATACGGGTGGCGTCTTTTTAGGGCTCTTTAGCATCACCCTGCTCTCATTGATTGCATCCTCACTTCTCTCTAGTTCCTTTCAAGAAATAAAGTGGAAACAGTATTCCATGAGAGCTGGTCTATTACTAATTTTTGTGTTTTATTGCCTCATACTTCTTAACTTACTTTTTACAAGTAGACATTTCTTTTTTGAAAATGCTTTTTCAAGTAATATCAAAAGGAGATTTATGACGGGTACAAACTTTATCCCATTTCATACTATGATGAGTTATTTAAAAAATTCCGATAACTTAAATTCATCCATTATATACACTAATATTTTTGGTAATCTGGCCGCGTTTGCACCAATGGGTTTTTTTTTACCACTGTTGTTTCAAAAGCTTAGAAAATTTCTCCCATTTGCTTGTGTAATGTTTCTTACTATTGCTGTTATTGAGTTAGCCCAATTTATAACAAACCTTGGTGTTATGGATATTGATGACTTAATTTTAAACCTAAGCGGTGCATCAATTGCTTTTTTCCTATGTAAATTACCATTCCTTATGAAGATATTTCAGAGATTTCATTGGATTTCATAGAATGAAGCGAGGACAAACGAAAATATTCCAGAGTGAAACTTAATTCTTTCCACTTGGAATTTTTCGTTTGTCCTCGCTTTTTGATAACTTTATTTATCTTCTACAGGAACACTATTGGTCTTTCGGATTGTTCTTGGAAGAGCATCTTTTGAGTTCTTCCATGGTTCATTGACATAGCGATAATCAAATTTATCCGTAAACCATTCTAAGTCATCTCTGACTCTTTTCATATTATCTACATAAAGTGTTCCGATTTCGGAACGAAACTCTTCTAACATTGCACCATTTAGATGCCTCTCTGCTAAATCATACAACATTCCAAAATGCTTAGTACAGAATCCTTTCGATGCACGAAACTTCTTTCTAAATTCATCTTCTTTACGATAGAGATAGAAAAAAGAAGTAAGATAAAGTTCGAACATCCCTTTTATTTTATCGCAGACAAAACAAGTATGCTCTAAACTTCTAGTATAATCTACAACAGGATGAACTCCTTCTTTTTTCTTAAAGAATCCGCCACCCATAGCCTGCTTTTGCTGTAATAGTTTCTCAGTCTCTTTAATAGAACGATCCATATGTGTCTTTAACATTAATGCTAAACCAAGACGGTTCTGATTTTCATACAGTAACTTGATATGATTGGAGCAAAAACCAGCCTGATCCGTTACCATACGCACATCCTCCTCCATGTAGCTTGGCCCCATGGTAAAGTCAATTGCATTTTTTTGTAGAGTTTCATACATCTCGCAAACAGGGCATTCACACTCTTTATTGAACGCATCATTTACTGGTATAGTATATAATTGCTCTTTCATATTAATAATTAAGCCTTTCCATAGCCTGCAGGTTTTGAGCTGCAGGCTCTAATTTACGTGTGAAAATTTTTATTATCTCACATTTCTGGCTATATTGCCTTTTTTATATCGATAGCTACTTTTTGCACCAGATTTCTTAATTATTCATCAGATCTTTTAACTGCCTTGCCTTATCTTTGATACGTTCATTGGCATCTCTAGCTACAATTACCTTAGAAATATAACGAAGTGCATCCTCTGTCTTTCCGGTTCTTCTTGCTAAATCAGCTAAAAGGTATGTAATGGTAGCCTCATCCATTCCACACATTGGGAAGTTTTCTTTCGAATAAGCTTCTACAAATCCCTCATAAGCTTTTGTTAAAAAGTCAACTTCTTCGGCCTCTAACTGTGCAACTACTTTATCGTAGTTTGGTGTAGTCGTAGGAAGAGATTCTTTCTTCCCACGCACTAACCAACCTGTTTTTAGACAGGTATATGCTTTTTCACTTAGTTTACCTTTCTTTACAATGGTATTAACCAAAGCAAGCTTATGCTTTGTGATAGCCTCATCGTATGATACGATATCACCACTTGGCGCAGCACCTTTGTAAACGGAAGAAATGCTAGCCTTAATTAATTTTGCCTGTGGCGAAGTCATAAAATTAAAGAAACGATTAAGCGCTGCATAACCGCATACCGGACAATCCACTACATCGTATTTTAAAGAATCGACTAACTGGTATTTTGGACGTAAATCTGTATCCGCGGATATTAATTTTACTTTTCCCGTTTTCACAGTCTTAGACTTAAACTCAATATCACACACCGGACAAGTATAGGATTTTTCAAAGATAAAATCCGCCTCAGTTATCTGAGGCTTATCTTCCTTATCTGATTTCCCCTGTTGCCCTTCATTCGCTTCATACACATCCATATTGGTAAGCTTTCCTAACCCCATTGATTCTAACCCAGAAAATAAATTGGCCATCTCATTCCCTCCTTATGCAGGCTTATAACCGCTCTTTAGTGATGCAATTCTATTAAATACTAGTTTTTCGTCTGTGGAATCTTTGCAATCCACACAAAAGAATCCATTTCTTAAGAACTGGAATCTATCAAATGCTTTTGCACCCTGTAAGCTTGGTTCTACGTAGCACTCTCTAACAACAATAGAATTTGGATTAAGATTTACGGAACCATCTTCGCTATAAACGCCTTTTTCCTCATCTACTAGATTCTCATATAATCTGGCTTCTGCCTTGATTGCATGCGGTGCAGATACCCAATGAATCGTACCTTTCACCTTTCTTGCATTAAAACCAGAGCCACTCTTTGTTTCCGGATCGTACGTACAATAAACTTCTGTAACATTACCAGCATCATCTGTTTTATAATCAGTGCAGGTTACAAAATAAGCATTCATTAATCGAACTTCATTACCTGGGAAGAGACGGAAATATTTCTTAGGTGGCTCGATCATGAAATCTTCTCTTTCGATATAAAGCTCTCTACTAAATGGTACTTCTCTTGTCCCCATTTCTTCATTTTCCTGATTATTCATTGCTTCTAAATACTCAACTTGTCCTTCCGGATAATTCGTAATAATTAGCTTTATTGGATCTATGATTGCCATAACACGGTTTGCTTTTAACTTTAAATCCTCACGAATACAATACTCAAGCATGGTATAATCTACCGAGCTATTGCTCTTTGAAACACCACAGAGCTCCATAAACAAACGAATCGATTCTGGTGTAAATCCTCTTCTT is a window of Lachnoclostridium phytofermentans ISDg DNA encoding:
- a CDS encoding VanZ family protein; the encoded protein is MVIKILKRGISAILGLLCIGLILVTAVEVLSFHVGYDTGGVFLGLFSITLLSLIASSLLSSSFQEIKWKQYSMRAGLLLIFVFYCLILLNLLFTSRHFFFENAFSSNIKRRFMTGTNFIPFHTMMSYLKNSDNLNSSIIYTNIFGNLAAFAPMGFFLPLLFQKLRKFLPFACVMFLTIAVIELAQFITNLGVMDIDDLILNLSGASIAFFLCKLPFLMKIFQRFHWIS
- a CDS encoding co-chaperone GroES, which encodes MKLVPLGDKVVLKQLVAEETTKSGIVLPGQAKEKPQQAEVVAVGPGGMVDGKEVTMQVKVGDKVIYSKYAGTEVKLDEEEFIVVKQNDIVAIVAD
- a CDS encoding DUF2225 domain-containing protein is translated as MANLFSGLESMGLGKLTNMDVYEANEGQQGKSDKEDKPQITEADFIFEKSYTCPVCDIEFKSKTVKTGKVKLISADTDLRPKYQLVDSLKYDVVDCPVCGYAALNRFFNFMTSPQAKLIKASISSVYKGAAPSGDIVSYDEAITKHKLALVNTIVKKGKLSEKAYTCLKTGWLVRGKKESLPTTTPNYDKVVAQLEAEEVDFLTKAYEGFVEAYSKENFPMCGMDEATITYLLADLARRTGKTEDALRYISKVIVARDANERIKDKARQLKDLMNN
- the groL gene encoding chaperonin GroEL (60 kDa chaperone family; promotes refolding of misfolded polypeptides especially under stressful conditions; forms two stacked rings of heptamers to form a barrel-shaped 14mer; ends can be capped by GroES; misfolded proteins enter the barrel where they are refolded when GroES binds), which encodes MAKDIKYSADARVAMEAGVNKLANTVRVTLGPKGRNVVLDKSFGAPLITNDGVTIAKEIELEDSFENMGAQLVKEVATKTNDVAGDGTTTATVLAQAMINEGMKNLAAGANPIILRRGMKKATDCAVEAISSMSSAINGKDQIAKVAAISAGDDSVGEMVADAMDKVSKDGVITIEESKTMQTELDLVEGMQFDRGYVSAYMATDMDKMEANLDNPYILITDKKISNIQEILPVLEQIVQSGSRLLIIAEDIEGEALTTLVINKLRGTFTVVGVKAPGYGDRRKAMLQDIAILTGGTVISDELGLDLKEATLDQLGRAKSVKIQKENTIIVDGEGNKAEIEARISQIKAQIAETTSEFDKEKLQERLAKLAGGVAVIRVGAATETEMKEKKLRMEDALAATRAAVEEGIIAGGGSAYIHASKEVAKLAAKLEGDERTGAQIILKALEAPLSCIAQNAGLEGAVIVNKVREKKTGVGFNALTEKYVDMVEDGILDPSKVTRSALQNATSVASTFLTTEAAVASIKEPAPAMPAGGPGGMGMM
- a CDS encoding DUF6062 family protein yields the protein MKEQLYTIPVNDAFNKECECPVCEMYETLQKNAIDFTMGPSYMEEDVRMVTDQAGFCSNHIKLLYENQNRLGLALMLKTHMDRSIKETEKLLQQKQAMGGGFFKKKEGVHPVVDYTRSLEHTCFVCDKIKGMFELYLTSFFYLYRKEDEFRKKFRASKGFCTKHFGMLYDLAERHLNGAMLEEFRSEIGTLYVDNMKRVRDDLEWFTDKFDYRYVNEPWKNSKDALPRTIRKTNSVPVEDK